The sequence ATAAGCGTCTGACAGAACATTATGTCGATTTGTATGATGAGTATTTCAGGAAGAAAAATAAATTATGAATACGAAAACCTTACGAGCAGTCTCAAATTTAGTGTATGAAATTGCCACCTCTTTCGATGAGTTAGATGAATTAACGATAAAGGAGCGGGTGGTGATTTTCAATTTACTGTCAGATCTGTCGAGCAAAATATTGGAGTTTACGCATCCGGCGCTTAACGTAAGACTGGTGGAGAGTCACTTGGTTCAGGACAATGACTACAACCCTAATACCGTGGCTCCTCCAGAATACCGCTTACTCAAACATTCGATCAGAAGTGATGGAGTAACCATGCCGGTAGTGGTGGGTAAGCACTCCGATGATGGACGGTATGTCGTTATTGATGGGGCTCATCGGACCCGACTCATTAAAACGGAACCGGACATTAATGCGTCCTTGGCCAACTACGTTCCAGTTGTCGTTTTGAAAAAAACCTTTGAGGAGCGTATGTCTTCATCGATTCGCCATAACATGGCGAGGGGGGAACATCAGGTAGAGTTGACCGCCAGCTTAGTGATTAAACTGAAGGAAATGGA is a genomic window of Vibrio sp. CB1-14 containing:
- a CDS encoding IbrB-like domain-containing protein, which gives rise to MNTKTLRAVSNLVYEIATSFDELDELTIKERVVIFNLLSDLSSKILEFTHPALNVRLVESHLVQDNDYNPNTVAPPEYRLLKHSIRSDGVTMPVVVGKHSDDGRYVVIDGAHRTRLIKTEPDINASLANYVPVVVLKKTFEERMSSSIRHNMARGEHQVELTASLVIKLKEMDWTDEKIGRELGMDKDEVLRMQQITGLAEAFKDRDFSKAWE